One stretch of Amycolatopsis tolypomycina DNA includes these proteins:
- a CDS encoding SulP family inorganic anion transporter, which yields MVIMRRLAVLRHDLPASLVVFLVAVPLSLGIALASGAPVVAGLIAAVVGGIVAGALGGSALQVSGPAAGLTVVMAETIQTFGWAVTCAITVAAGAVQILLGASRVARAALAISPAIVHGMLAGIGVTIVLGQVHVVLGGKPQSSAPANLAELPAQIVARHDAATAIGLLVIAILLVWPRLPQALRRVPGPLAAITVATGVSVLAGLTLPRVELPADLLNIRFAPQLPGGGWGAFAVAVLTIAVIASVESLLSAVAVDRLHTGPRADLNRELIGQGAANMVSGALGGLPVTGVIVRSSTNVAAGAKSRASAVLHGVWVLVFVVALAGVIQDIPLAALAGLLVHVGVKLVNPGHLKTVLAHGDLPVYLLTLAGVVVFDLLTGVLAGIALSLVLMLRRTLWSGMHAEPDGEVWHVVVEGVLTFLSVPRLSRVLATVPAGARVRLDLVVDYLDHAAFESLQTWQHAHEAAGGTVAVDEIGHPWFANGKEGRPTRSRRAGTGFVPRWLAPWSAWQAAELPAQPTHRGAAEFQRRTAPLVRDTLSGLADGQRPRTLFITCGDSRIVPNLITTSGPGDLFTIRNIGNLVPPGQADASMNASIEYAVGVLEVSEIVVCGHSSCGAMAALASGPPPGPLTEWLTHAAPSARRSAPVTVAGGIPEREGDRLALQNVLQQLDHLREYRLVAEAEQAGRLRLTGMYFDVGHAQVHLHDPATRDFHPADVPARSRG from the coding sequence ATGGTGATCATGAGACGACTCGCCGTGCTCCGCCACGACCTGCCAGCCTCGTTGGTCGTTTTCCTCGTCGCCGTACCCCTTTCGCTGGGCATCGCGCTCGCTTCGGGCGCCCCGGTGGTCGCCGGGCTGATCGCCGCCGTCGTCGGCGGGATCGTCGCCGGCGCCCTCGGGGGCTCCGCACTCCAGGTGAGCGGGCCCGCCGCGGGCCTGACGGTGGTGATGGCCGAAACCATCCAGACGTTCGGCTGGGCCGTCACCTGCGCGATCACCGTGGCCGCCGGCGCGGTGCAGATCCTGCTCGGCGCCTCCCGGGTCGCGCGCGCCGCGCTGGCCATCTCGCCCGCCATCGTGCACGGCATGCTCGCCGGGATCGGCGTGACGATCGTGCTCGGGCAGGTCCACGTCGTCCTCGGCGGCAAGCCGCAGTCCTCGGCACCGGCGAACCTCGCCGAGCTGCCGGCCCAGATCGTCGCCCGGCACGACGCCGCAACCGCGATCGGGCTGCTCGTCATCGCGATCCTGCTGGTGTGGCCGCGACTCCCGCAGGCGCTGCGGCGGGTGCCCGGCCCGCTGGCCGCGATCACGGTCGCCACCGGGGTGTCCGTGCTCGCCGGGCTGACCCTGCCGCGGGTGGAACTGCCCGCGGACCTGCTGAACATCCGCTTCGCCCCGCAGCTGCCCGGCGGCGGCTGGGGCGCGTTCGCCGTCGCGGTCCTCACCATCGCGGTGATCGCGTCGGTGGAAAGCCTGCTGTCGGCGGTCGCGGTGGACCGGCTGCACACCGGGCCGCGCGCCGACCTGAACCGGGAGCTCATCGGGCAGGGCGCGGCGAACATGGTGTCCGGCGCGCTCGGCGGCCTGCCGGTCACCGGGGTCATCGTCCGCAGCTCCACCAACGTCGCCGCCGGCGCGAAGAGCCGGGCGTCGGCCGTGCTGCACGGGGTGTGGGTGCTGGTGTTCGTCGTGGCCCTCGCCGGGGTGATCCAGGACATCCCGCTCGCCGCGCTGGCCGGTCTCCTCGTCCACGTCGGGGTCAAGCTGGTGAACCCCGGGCACCTGAAGACCGTGCTGGCCCACGGCGACCTGCCGGTGTACCTGCTCACCCTCGCCGGGGTCGTGGTGTTCGACCTGCTCACCGGGGTGCTGGCGGGCATCGCGCTGTCGCTGGTGCTGATGCTGCGCCGCACGCTCTGGTCCGGCATGCACGCCGAGCCGGACGGTGAGGTCTGGCACGTCGTCGTCGAAGGGGTGCTCACGTTCCTGTCCGTGCCCCGGCTGAGCCGCGTGCTGGCGACCGTCCCGGCCGGCGCGCGCGTGCGGCTCGACCTGGTCGTCGACTACCTCGACCACGCGGCGTTCGAAAGCCTGCAGACCTGGCAGCACGCCCACGAGGCCGCCGGCGGCACGGTGGCGGTCGACGAGATCGGCCACCCCTGGTTCGCCAACGGCAAGGAAGGCCGTCCGACGCGCAGCCGTCGCGCCGGCACCGGGTTCGTGCCCCGCTGGCTGGCCCCGTGGTCGGCCTGGCAGGCCGCCGAGCTCCCCGCGCAGCCCACCCACCGCGGCGCGGCGGAGTTCCAGCGCCGCACCGCCCCGCTGGTGCGCGACACGCTGTCGGGCCTCGCCGACGGCCAGCGGCCGCGCACCCTGTTCATCACCTGCGGTGATTCGCGGATCGTGCCCAACCTGATCACGACGAGCGGCCCGGGCGACCTGTTCACGATCCGCAACATCGGCAACCTGGTCCCGCCGGGGCAGGCGGACGCGTCGATGAACGCGTCGATCGAGTACGCGGTGGGCGTCCTGGAGGTGAGCGAGATCGTCGTCTGCGGGCATTCCTCGTGCGGGGCCATGGCCGCGCTGGCGAGCGGGCCACCACCCGGACCGCTGACCGAGTGGCTGACGCACGCGGCGCCCAGCGCCCGCCGGTCGGCTCCGGTCACGGTGGCCGGCGGAATCCCCGAGCGCGAGGGCGATCGGCTGGCGCTGCAGAACGTGCTGCAGCAGCTGGACCACCTGCGCGAGTACCGGCTCGTCGCCGAAGCCGAGCAGGCCGGCCGCCTCCGGCTGACCGGGATGTACTTCGACGTCGGCCACGCCCAGGTCCACCTGCACGACCCGGCCACCCGCGACTTCCACCCCGCCGACGTGCCGGCGCGCAGCCGCGGCTAG
- the sbnB gene encoding 2,3-diaminopropionate biosynthesis protein SbnB yields MPETPAIPPFTVVTGTEVRRVLDGDERTVTAVVERAYRTHGAGDTVNPPSYFLRFPDRPADRIIALPASLGGESAVDGLKWIGSFPGNVGAGIPRASAVLVLNDRDTGYPFAVMEASIVSASRTAASAALAADRLTRGRGRPARIGFFGTGLIARYIHTYLAANGWEFGEIGLHDLSASSVDGFAGYLARTGTAAKVVRHERAEALVRASDLVVFATVAGVPHVTDPAWFAHNPVVLHVSLRDLSPEIVLASANIVDDVEHCLKADTSVHLAEQRTGHRDFLHGTLFDVMTGAVEPPTDRPVVFSPFGLGVLDLAVGKHVYDRLAAADALTPVPGFFADVSRHG; encoded by the coding sequence TTGCCAGAAACGCCTGCGATCCCGCCGTTCACCGTCGTCACCGGCACCGAGGTGCGCCGGGTGCTCGACGGCGACGAGCGGACGGTCACCGCCGTCGTCGAACGGGCCTACCGCACGCACGGCGCCGGCGACACGGTGAACCCGCCGTCGTACTTCCTCCGGTTCCCCGACCGGCCCGCCGACCGCATCATCGCGCTGCCCGCCTCGCTCGGCGGCGAGTCCGCTGTGGACGGTCTCAAGTGGATCGGCAGTTTCCCCGGCAACGTCGGGGCGGGCATCCCGCGCGCCTCCGCCGTGCTGGTCCTCAACGACCGGGACACGGGCTACCCCTTCGCGGTCATGGAGGCTTCGATCGTCAGCGCGTCCCGGACGGCGGCGTCGGCCGCGCTGGCCGCCGACCGGCTGACCCGCGGCCGCGGCCGGCCCGCGCGGATCGGCTTCTTCGGCACCGGCCTGATCGCGCGGTACATCCACACCTACCTCGCCGCGAACGGCTGGGAGTTCGGTGAGATCGGGCTGCACGACCTCTCGGCGTCCTCTGTGGACGGATTCGCGGGCTACCTCGCCCGCACCGGCACGGCGGCGAAGGTGGTCCGGCACGAGCGCGCCGAGGCGCTGGTCAGGGCTTCGGACCTGGTCGTGTTCGCCACCGTGGCGGGTGTTCCGCACGTGACGGACCCGGCGTGGTTCGCGCACAACCCCGTCGTGCTGCACGTCTCCCTGCGCGATCTCTCGCCGGAGATCGTGCTCGCGTCGGCCAACATCGTCGACGACGTCGAACACTGCCTGAAGGCGGACACCTCCGTCCACCTGGCCGAGCAGCGGACCGGGCACCGCGACTTCCTGCACGGCACGCTGTTCGACGTCATGACGGGCGCGGTCGAGCCGCCCACCGACCGGCCGGTGGTGTTCTCGCCGTTCGGGCTGGGCGTCCTGGACCTGGCCGTGGGCAAGCACGTGTACGACCGGCTCGCCGCCGCCGACGCGCTGACGCCGGTTCCCGGTTTCTTCGCCGACGTGTCCCGACACGGCTGA
- a CDS encoding helix-turn-helix domain-containing protein, giving the protein MSVNKTISPVAAGPSNHAADVQTPRKTVVRHVLPLFSDVLSDGFVLDVLAARRVGHTWAESGRGLERLLEAVQKLTADLVDKALNRPDLRDSGTRCLAAQRISELGNRILVELTRGFAEAGTTAPDHEEPTRRKQAELLLSGAATPAADRTYAVVAVATAELDPAVVDEAFRAHAGEDTLTLLADGGGHVLVPAPDKADAVHRTGKVLDALGGTARAALVWPGNRSVSACRSVADDILAEATSLEFAPAVHVLDDVLLEFAAAHEPVVSNALLKVIQPLLAQPVLWETLQVLLAEDGNRGKAAERLIVHRSTVDYRLQRIGQLTGHSPCTVRGLRLLATASAMHRLAELRRSAA; this is encoded by the coding sequence ATGAGTGTGAACAAGACGATTTCGCCGGTGGCCGCCGGGCCGTCGAACCACGCGGCGGACGTGCAGACGCCCCGCAAAACCGTGGTGCGGCACGTGCTCCCGCTGTTTTCGGACGTGCTTTCGGACGGTTTCGTCCTCGACGTGCTGGCGGCCCGCCGGGTCGGCCACACGTGGGCGGAGTCCGGCCGCGGCCTCGAACGGCTGCTGGAGGCGGTGCAGAAGCTCACCGCCGACCTGGTGGACAAGGCGCTGAACCGGCCGGACCTGCGCGACAGCGGCACCCGCTGCCTCGCGGCCCAGCGGATCAGCGAACTCGGCAACCGGATCCTGGTCGAGCTGACCCGCGGGTTCGCCGAGGCAGGCACGACCGCGCCGGACCACGAGGAACCGACCCGGCGCAAGCAGGCGGAGCTGCTGCTGAGCGGCGCGGCGACCCCGGCGGCGGACCGGACCTACGCCGTCGTCGCGGTGGCCACCGCCGAGCTCGACCCGGCCGTGGTGGACGAGGCGTTCCGCGCCCACGCCGGCGAGGACACCCTGACCCTGCTGGCCGACGGCGGCGGGCACGTCCTGGTTCCCGCGCCAGACAAGGCGGACGCGGTCCACCGCACCGGCAAGGTGCTGGACGCGCTGGGCGGCACCGCCCGTGCCGCACTGGTGTGGCCCGGGAACCGCAGCGTGTCCGCGTGCCGGTCGGTGGCGGACGACATCCTCGCCGAGGCGACGTCGCTGGAGTTCGCGCCCGCGGTGCACGTCCTCGACGACGTGCTGCTCGAGTTCGCCGCCGCGCACGAACCGGTGGTGTCCAACGCCCTGCTGAAGGTGATCCAGCCGCTGCTGGCCCAGCCGGTGCTGTGGGAGACGCTGCAGGTCCTGCTGGCCGAGGACGGCAACCGGGGCAAGGCCGCGGAACGGCTGATCGTGCACCGCAGCACCGTGGACTACCGGCTGCAGCGCATCGGCCAGCTCACCGGACACTCGCCGTGCACGGTCCGCGGGCTGCGCCTGCTGGCCACCGCGTCGGCCATGCACCGCCTGGCCGAGCTCCGCCGCTCCGCCGCGTAG
- a CDS encoding aldo/keto reductase, producing MICLGTMNFGTATDRAAAFRLLDVFTERGGRAVDTANCYASWDGTGDESELTIGAWLRARGARDRIRLATKVGGRPVPGGALMDFEGLAPAAVRSAVEDSLRRLGTDHVDVCFAHLMDPAVPIEDTLGAFEELVEAGKVREIGLSNQDLGSLRRAGTRITWLQQRHSYLQPFPGAPFGPQQLLTPEMAAYARETGLAVQGYSPLLSGAYTRADRAFWPHYDHPGTEPRLAALRKVAGDLGVSANQVVLAWMLAGRPAVEPVIGVSSEEQLADCLGATGLVLGDEHLRCLETA from the coding sequence GTGATCTGCCTCGGAACCATGAACTTCGGGACGGCGACCGACCGCGCCGCGGCGTTCCGGCTCCTGGACGTCTTCACCGAGCGGGGCGGGCGGGCCGTCGACACGGCGAACTGCTACGCCAGCTGGGACGGCACCGGCGACGAAAGCGAGCTGACGATCGGCGCCTGGCTCCGCGCGCGGGGTGCCCGCGACCGGATCCGGCTCGCCACCAAGGTCGGGGGCCGCCCGGTCCCCGGCGGGGCGTTGATGGACTTCGAAGGGCTGGCGCCGGCGGCGGTCCGGTCCGCGGTCGAGGACAGCCTGCGCCGCCTGGGCACCGACCACGTCGACGTCTGCTTCGCCCACCTCATGGACCCGGCCGTGCCGATCGAGGACACGCTGGGCGCGTTCGAGGAGCTCGTCGAAGCGGGCAAAGTCCGGGAAATCGGGCTGAGCAACCAGGATCTCGGTTCCCTGCGGCGCGCGGGCACCCGGATCACCTGGCTCCAGCAGCGGCACAGCTACCTGCAGCCGTTCCCGGGCGCGCCGTTCGGCCCGCAGCAGCTGCTGACCCCGGAAATGGCCGCGTACGCGCGCGAAACCGGGTTGGCCGTCCAGGGGTATTCGCCGCTGTTGTCGGGGGCCTACACCCGGGCCGACCGCGCGTTCTGGCCGCACTACGACCACCCGGGCACCGAGCCGCGGCTCGCCGCGCTGCGGAAGGTGGCAGGCGACCTCGGGGTGTCGGCGAACCAGGTGGTGCTGGCCTGGATGCTCGCCGGCCGCCCCGCCGTCGAACCGGTGATCGGCGTCAGCTCCGAGGAGCAGCTCGCCGACTGCCTCGGTGCCACCGGGCTGGTCCTGGGCGATGAGCACCTGCGCTGTCTCGAAACCGCCTGA
- a CDS encoding FGGY family carbohydrate kinase, which produces MTRPDVVLGVEIGAAVITVAVLGEDLDLRETVAWPLPRTTHHPVDPAQDPWLVLDTLASAVREAAGVCEVFGNRVRGLSLTSRLPSLLALDAGYLPLTPALTATDGRSVGTIRRLVAEQGSALHRLTGVPLTPASPVAKLAWFAGHDPGLFGHAAHWTGLKGFLLSRLTGRLVTDVSTSSAAGWVESATLDWAQPALDVAGVHREQLPDLVEATTVLRLTAAAGELLGLPPGTPVVVGASGAATTQFGVGAMDRGCAALSMGATADLCVLEDGPVVPESDLVSCHAFADGLWISRGTFSNGDAVARWAAESFGGVDIDVLLAEAEQVPIGAEGLIGIPQPAADATSWGNPDFQAALVGLRVEHGRAAMTRAMAEGVARELATVRAAFGAITRVRAAGSALRSPLWASLLAAALDVPLEVVGTDEAPAVGAALMAWRGLGLLGCLCDRPGVRLPAREVLPDPLAAAHFAATRRLGEQLTRLLTQLRTAS; this is translated from the coding sequence ATGACGCGGCCGGACGTGGTCCTGGGGGTCGAGATCGGGGCGGCGGTGATCACCGTCGCCGTCCTCGGCGAGGACCTGGACCTGCGGGAGACCGTCGCGTGGCCGCTGCCGCGCACGACGCACCACCCGGTCGACCCGGCGCAGGACCCGTGGCTGGTGCTGGACACGCTCGCCTCGGCGGTCCGGGAGGCGGCCGGGGTCTGCGAGGTCTTCGGCAACCGCGTGCGCGGGCTGTCGCTGACGTCCCGCCTGCCCAGCCTGCTGGCCCTGGACGCCGGGTACCTGCCGCTCACGCCGGCGCTCACCGCCACCGACGGCCGTTCGGTCGGCACCATCCGCCGGCTCGTCGCCGAACAGGGGAGTGCCCTGCACCGCCTGACCGGGGTGCCGCTGACCCCGGCGTCCCCGGTGGCCAAGCTGGCCTGGTTCGCCGGGCACGACCCCGGGCTGTTCGGGCACGCGGCGCACTGGACCGGGCTGAAGGGCTTTCTGCTGTCCCGCCTCACCGGACGGCTGGTGACCGACGTTTCGACGTCGTCGGCCGCCGGGTGGGTCGAGTCGGCCACCCTGGACTGGGCGCAGCCGGCGCTCGACGTCGCGGGCGTGCACCGCGAGCAGCTGCCGGACCTGGTGGAGGCCACCACGGTGCTGCGGCTGACGGCCGCGGCGGGCGAGCTGCTCGGCCTGCCGCCCGGCACACCGGTGGTCGTCGGCGCGTCCGGGGCGGCGACCACCCAGTTCGGCGTCGGGGCGATGGACCGCGGGTGCGCCGCGCTGTCGATGGGCGCGACGGCGGACCTGTGCGTGCTCGAGGACGGCCCGGTGGTGCCGGAGTCGGACCTGGTGTCGTGCCACGCGTTCGCCGACGGGCTGTGGATTTCGCGGGGCACGTTCAGCAACGGGGACGCGGTCGCGCGCTGGGCGGCGGAGTCCTTCGGCGGCGTTGACATCGATGTCCTGCTGGCCGAAGCCGAGCAGGTGCCGATCGGCGCGGAGGGCCTGATCGGCATCCCCCAGCCGGCCGCCGACGCGACGTCGTGGGGCAACCCGGACTTCCAGGCGGCCCTGGTCGGCCTGCGGGTCGAGCACGGCAGGGCGGCGATGACCCGCGCGATGGCGGAGGGGGTCGCCCGCGAGCTGGCCACGGTGCGCGCCGCGTTCGGGGCCATCACCCGGGTGCGCGCGGCCGGCTCGGCCCTGCGGTCACCGTTGTGGGCCTCCCTGCTGGCGGCCGCGCTCGACGTGCCATTGGAGGTCGTCGGGACGGACGAGGCCCCGGCGGTGGGCGCGGCCCTCATGGCCTGGCGCGGGCTGGGGCTCCTGGGGTGCCTGTGCGACCGCCCGGGCGTCCGCCTGCCGGCCCGCGAAGTGCTGCCGGACCCCCTCGCCGCCGCGCACTTCGCCGCCACGCGCCGGCTGGGCGAGCAGCTGACCCGCCTGCTGACCCAGCTCCGGACGGCTTCCTGA
- a CDS encoding sensor histidine kinase — translation MTTAERPPRSLRTKLLVTVLAATSIGLAAALVITIVGVHSFMRSRLERQVTDYLTGLSDYLAIPPEARRLAPRPAQRGVCAAMIISSSGQLDQYWGAHPAKVPAPPVDLLRSMAADHAIVALPGSTYLGVARQLPDGSYVVGAVSTEDYDQIARRIVFAGCLVALLVLTVLALVLLQLSKRWLRPLESVVGTARSIADGDLSQRVEVAGSTYETHSLTRSFNTMVSRLQDSFDRRRDAELRLRRFVAAAGHELRTPLSAISGYAQLAQLGALDEPAEFHAAMRRVGGETKRMTALIDELLLLAELDRGRPSEAEPVDLGPLCIDAVHDAQAAAPEWELRHDIDPRREYPVVGDAFRLRQTVTNLLANIRAHTPKGTKAQVWLSTTGTEHVIDILDDGPGIDPALHERVFEPFFRAGPQRTPGSGLGLSIVAELVHHHDGTIRVLPTDTGCWIRVSLPAMTMTELPAAAGAPGGGADPAG, via the coding sequence GTGACGACTGCCGAGCGGCCACCGCGGTCACTGCGCACCAAGCTGCTGGTGACGGTACTGGCCGCGACTTCGATCGGGCTGGCCGCCGCGCTGGTGATCACGATCGTCGGCGTGCACTCGTTCATGCGGTCGCGCCTGGAGCGGCAGGTGACCGACTACCTGACCGGGCTCTCCGACTACCTCGCGATCCCGCCCGAAGCCCGCCGGCTGGCCCCGCGCCCGGCCCAGCGCGGCGTGTGCGCGGCCATGATCATTTCGTCGTCCGGGCAGCTCGACCAGTACTGGGGCGCCCACCCGGCCAAGGTACCCGCCCCGCCGGTCGACCTCCTGCGGTCCATGGCCGCCGACCACGCCATCGTCGCCCTGCCCGGCTCGACGTACCTCGGGGTGGCCCGGCAGCTGCCGGACGGCAGCTACGTGGTCGGCGCGGTGTCCACTGAGGACTACGACCAGATCGCGCGCCGGATCGTGTTCGCCGGCTGCCTGGTCGCGCTGCTCGTGCTGACCGTGCTCGCCCTCGTCCTGCTCCAGTTGAGCAAGAGGTGGCTGCGGCCACTGGAGTCCGTCGTCGGCACGGCCCGGTCGATCGCCGACGGAGACCTGTCGCAACGCGTCGAGGTCGCGGGCTCGACGTACGAGACCCACAGCCTCACCCGGTCGTTCAACACGATGGTGTCCCGGCTGCAGGACTCGTTCGACCGGCGCCGGGACGCCGAGCTGCGGCTGCGCCGGTTCGTCGCGGCGGCCGGGCACGAGCTGCGCACGCCGTTGTCGGCGATTTCCGGCTACGCGCAGCTGGCCCAGCTCGGCGCGCTCGACGAGCCGGCGGAGTTCCACGCCGCGATGCGCCGCGTGGGCGGCGAAACGAAGCGGATGACGGCGCTCATCGACGAGCTGCTGCTGCTCGCCGAACTCGACCGCGGCCGCCCGTCCGAAGCGGAGCCGGTCGACCTCGGCCCGCTGTGCATCGACGCGGTGCACGACGCCCAGGCGGCCGCCCCGGAGTGGGAGCTGCGGCACGACATCGACCCCCGCCGCGAGTACCCGGTCGTCGGCGACGCGTTCCGCCTGCGCCAGACGGTGACCAACCTGCTCGCCAACATCAGGGCCCACACGCCCAAGGGCACCAAGGCGCAGGTGTGGCTGTCGACCACGGGCACGGAGCACGTGATCGACATCCTCGACGACGGCCCCGGCATCGACCCCGCCCTGCACGAGCGGGTCTTCGAGCCGTTCTTCCGCGCGGGTCCCCAGCGCACGCCGGGCAGCGGCCTCGGCCTGAGCATCGTGGCCGAGCTGGTGCACCACCACGACGGCACGATCCGCGTGCTGCCCACCGACACGGGCTGCTGGATCCGGGTCAGCCTCCCGGCCATGACGATGACCGAGCTCCCCGCCGCCGCCGGCGCGCCCGGCGGCGGCGCCGATCCCGCAGGCTAG
- a CDS encoding response regulator transcription factor, whose translation MPGWSPEPAMPAAPRGRLLVADDEVSIAAILFTTFQFLGYDVVTACTGREALRAAAAAAPDVVLLDVMLPDFDGFEVYRRLRAADVTAPVMFLSARQSTDDKVHGLTLGGDDYVAKPFDIKELVARVEVLLRRGTHPAPSCARLQVGRLELDRATREVWKDGVPVQLSATEFDVLCHLMANPGKPVSKADMLAAVWGHGAHGDFGVVETYVYYLRRKLGQELIRTVRNFGYLIST comes from the coding sequence ATGCCCGGATGGTCCCCGGAACCGGCGATGCCCGCCGCACCGCGCGGCCGGTTGCTGGTGGCCGACGACGAGGTGAGCATCGCCGCGATCCTGTTCACCACGTTCCAGTTCCTCGGCTACGACGTCGTCACGGCCTGCACCGGCCGGGAGGCGCTCCGGGCCGCGGCCGCCGCCGCGCCGGACGTCGTGCTGCTCGACGTGATGCTGCCCGACTTCGACGGGTTCGAGGTCTACCGGCGGCTGCGCGCCGCCGACGTCACAGCGCCGGTCATGTTCCTCAGCGCCCGCCAGTCCACCGACGACAAGGTGCACGGGCTCACCCTCGGCGGCGACGACTACGTCGCCAAGCCGTTCGACATCAAGGAACTGGTCGCCCGGGTGGAGGTCCTGCTGCGCCGCGGCACGCACCCGGCGCCGTCCTGCGCGCGGCTGCAGGTCGGCCGGCTCGAGCTCGACCGCGCCACGCGCGAGGTGTGGAAGGACGGCGTGCCGGTCCAGCTGTCGGCCACGGAGTTCGACGTGCTGTGCCACCTCATGGCGAACCCCGGCAAGCCGGTGTCCAAAGCGGACATGCTGGCCGCGGTGTGGGGCCACGGCGCGCACGGCGACTTCGGGGTCGTCGAAACCTACGTGTACTACCTGCGGCGCAAGCTCGGCCAGGAGCTGATCCGCACGGTACGCAACTTCGGCTACCTGATCAGCACCTGA
- a CDS encoding PucR family transcriptional regulator — MTTTLRPEPGPVATTDLAATLWADVAPILRDVPEPLDAALHSLLRSVIPLMASAADGDDRWSEETATRIRAHVAKIADATTDVTPIVGMVSELTSRVLHVVMSGTGTRPAASPRTVSAAGSRLVAELLAGAHHTTARKHRGTLAKGRSQRAQELLRGIRTEAGDDYDLAPAYAVVAVHCGEPLDTAVLTGTFDQVAPDGALTALGPAGGFVLLPAGDEARAAQLARRAHAALPGRVWMAVSWRPRGEVVWGRQEAGKVLSLARAADHQPGVYLLADLLVEFAVAREPTVSDNLVRIIEPLLQHPALLETLKVLVATDGNRSQAAERLIIHRSTLDYRIQRIEQLTGLHPGSVRGINVLSAALTAQAVAAQTDRPGAPKPRAGGNS; from the coding sequence ATGACCACAACGCTGCGCCCCGAGCCGGGCCCCGTTGCCACGACCGATCTCGCCGCCACCCTCTGGGCGGATGTCGCGCCGATCCTGCGCGACGTGCCGGAACCGCTCGACGCGGCCCTGCACTCGCTGCTGCGGTCCGTCATCCCGCTCATGGCTTCGGCCGCGGACGGGGACGACCGGTGGTCGGAGGAAACGGCCACCCGGATCCGCGCGCACGTGGCGAAGATCGCCGACGCCACCACCGACGTCACCCCGATCGTCGGGATGGTCAGCGAACTGACCTCCCGGGTGCTCCACGTCGTGATGTCCGGGACCGGCACGCGCCCGGCCGCGTCGCCGCGGACGGTGTCGGCCGCCGGCAGCAGGCTCGTCGCCGAGCTGCTCGCCGGCGCCCACCACACCACCGCGCGCAAGCACCGCGGCACCCTCGCCAAGGGCCGGTCGCAGCGCGCGCAGGAGCTGCTCCGCGGCATCCGGACCGAAGCCGGCGACGACTACGACCTCGCCCCGGCCTACGCGGTGGTCGCCGTGCACTGCGGCGAGCCGCTCGACACGGCCGTGCTGACCGGCACGTTCGACCAGGTCGCCCCGGACGGCGCGCTGACCGCGCTCGGCCCGGCGGGCGGCTTCGTGCTGCTGCCGGCCGGCGACGAGGCCCGCGCGGCGCAGCTGGCCCGGCGCGCGCACGCCGCGCTGCCCGGCCGGGTGTGGATGGCGGTGTCGTGGCGCCCGCGCGGCGAAGTCGTCTGGGGCCGCCAGGAAGCGGGCAAGGTGCTGTCCCTCGCCAGGGCCGCCGACCACCAGCCCGGGGTCTACCTGCTGGCGGACCTGCTCGTCGAGTTCGCGGTGGCCCGCGAACCGACGGTCAGCGACAACCTGGTGCGGATCATCGAGCCGCTGCTGCAGCACCCCGCCCTGCTCGAGACGCTCAAGGTGCTGGTGGCGACCGACGGCAACCGCAGCCAGGCCGCGGAACGGCTCATCATCCACCGCAGCACGCTCGACTACCGCATCCAGCGCATCGAGCAGCTGACCGGCCTGCACCCCGGCAGTGTCCGCGGGATCAACGTCCTCAGCGCGGCACTGACCGCGCAGGCGGTCGCGGCCCAGACCGACCGGCCGGGCGCCCCGAAACCCCGGGCCGGCGGCAATTCATGA